In the Verrucomicrobiota bacterium genome, CCGCTCTGTTTTTACCGTCAACTTGCCGAGGATCTCGGCGTTTCTCACCGGATTCGATTCCGGGAAGCCTTTGTGCCGGAAGAGGCGCTGACCAGCTATTTTGCTGCGGCTGACGTGATTGTAATGACGTACAGTCGTGATTTTCGCTCGCAGAGCGGTGTCCTGAACGTCGCGGCCCACGCCGCCAAGCCTCTGTTGGTATCGTGCGGAGGCGGTCCTCTCGAAAGCTGTGTCCTGCGCTTCCAACTGGGAATCTTCGTGAGGCCTGACGACCAAGATGCGCTGGATCAAGGAGCGCTGGATGCATTTTCCTTGGCTAGAAGGCAAAGGGACGGAGCCTCTTTGGAGGAAAGCGATCCTAAACTTGATTGGTCCTCTTATCGGGAATTTGCCTCATGGGCGACCAATGCACGGATCATTGAGGAGACTTATGAATCATTGACCGGTAGCCAGGCACCAGGTGCTGACTTGAAACCAGGAGCTTCTGTGAATCCATGAAGAATGTGTCATTCTTTCCTTGGGCAAAGTCAAGTTCCGCGTTGGGTTATGGAACCACAAGCTTTATGTCTGTCGGGTCCACCGCCGAACGGCTCGCCCTTCTTGACTGCGCCTTCGACAACGGCATCACGCACTTCGATACCGCTCCCCTCTACGGGTTAGGGGAGTCTGAGCGTCTTCTTGGTCAGTTTCTGGAGGGCAAAAGAGACCGTGTTACGGTGACAACGAAATTCGGCATCGAGCCATCTGGCGCTGCTAAGGTCCGTTGGGTCAATCTCTTGGCTCGGAGGGTTTTTGCAGTCGCTCCGTTCACCAAGCGTCTCCTGAAACTGCGCCCGCCGAGCCAAGATTCCAACTGGGGCATCTTTGATCCTGCCAAGGCGAAAGAGAGTCTTGAACGCAGTCTCCGCTCCCTGCGGACCGACTACGTTGATCTGTTCCTCCTTCACGAACCCTCGCCGTCGGACGCCGCTTCTGAGGCATTGATCGAGTTTCTCGAAGAGGAAGTGCAACGAGGTCGCATTCGTGCTTATGGGTGCGGTGGCGAAGGTGATACGATCGAGGCGATCGCCCGGGAGTCGGGACCGGCGAGTGGTTGGTTGCAGTTTGAAGACAACGCCATTAACCG is a window encoding:
- a CDS encoding aldo/keto reductase, producing the protein MKNVSFFPWAKSSSALGYGTTSFMSVGSTAERLALLDCAFDNGITHFDTAPLYGLGESERLLGQFLEGKRDRVTVTTKFGIEPSGAAKVRWVNLLARRVFAVAPFTKRLLKLRPPSQDSNWGIFDPAKAKESLERSLRSLRTDYVDLFLLHEPSPSDAASEALIEFLEEEVQRGRIRAYGCGGEGDTIEAIARESGPASGWLQFEDNAINRRLDKLSLSSKRYITFAPFNSALETLRDWFSRNPKECRTWSDALQMDCSSAGELAAILQATSHHRNKCGILLFSSSNWERIAQACQVAGGQRFSDEQIAEFLSLTNQFRVDVCLQSAVSC